One Mixta gaviniae genomic window carries:
- a CDS encoding LysR substrate-binding domain-containing protein codes for MRADFNDYYWFAQIISHGGFAAASRALGVPKSRLSRRISALEDRLGMRLIERTSRRFRVTEVGQAFYERCRILLLDAELAEAIVAEAKAEPHGRVRFSCPTGLVEVIQPSLPAFLTRYPQVKLQIIALDRPVDLISERIDIALRVRTELTSDADLIMRTLGISHRILVASPQLAARLKDDINTLGQWPTLGTSDEPGEIIWQLETPQGQRLSIGHEPRMSCGDFLAVRAAAASGLGIALLPDHSCAAQLSRGELVQVFRPWRAQAGTVHLVFTTRRGLPPAVRAFIDHLAATFPRMQYEAG; via the coding sequence ATGCGGGCAGACTTTAACGATTACTACTGGTTTGCGCAGATTATTTCCCACGGCGGCTTTGCAGCGGCGAGCCGGGCGCTGGGTGTGCCGAAGTCGCGCCTCAGCCGGCGCATTTCCGCGCTGGAAGATCGGCTCGGGATGCGCTTGATCGAGCGCACCAGCCGACGGTTTCGGGTAACGGAGGTGGGTCAGGCGTTTTATGAGCGCTGCCGCATCCTGTTGCTGGATGCGGAACTGGCTGAAGCGATCGTGGCGGAGGCGAAGGCGGAGCCGCATGGCCGCGTGCGCTTTAGCTGTCCGACCGGGCTGGTTGAGGTCATTCAGCCCAGCCTGCCCGCCTTTCTGACGCGCTACCCGCAGGTTAAGCTGCAGATTATCGCGCTCGATCGTCCGGTAGATTTAATTAGCGAGCGCATTGATATCGCCCTCCGGGTGCGCACCGAGCTGACCAGCGACGCCGATTTGATTATGCGTACCCTGGGGATTTCGCACCGCATTCTGGTCGCCAGCCCGCAGCTTGCCGCGCGCCTGAAAGATGATATCAACACACTGGGCCAGTGGCCCACCCTCGGCACCAGCGATGAGCCGGGCGAAATTATCTGGCAGCTGGAAACGCCTCAGGGGCAGCGCCTCTCAATCGGCCATGAACCGCGCATGAGCTGCGGTGACTTTCTGGCAGTGCGCGCGGCGGCGGCAAGCGGGCTGGGCATCGCCCTGCTGCCGGACCACAGCTGCGCCGCTCAGCTCAGCCGCGGCGAGCTGGTACAGGTTTTCCGTCCGTGGCGCGCGCAGGCCGGCACCGTGCATCTGGTTTTTACCACGCGTCGCGGCCTGCCGCCCGCCGTCAGGGCGTTTATCGATCATCTGGCGGCCACCTTTCCGCGCATGCAATACGAAGCTGGCTGA
- a CDS encoding SDR family NAD(P)-dependent oxidoreductase, which translates to MNGKFSNKVVIVTGGTSGIGLATAKAFAQQGAALFITGRRQQALDAAVREIGGQVTGVRADMSRLEDIDRLYDAVQQQHGQIDVVFANAGGGEFAPLGAISEAHFDSAFNTNVKGVLFTVQKALPLLRDGGAVVLTASTTSISGTPAFSVYSATKAAVRSFARSWILDLKERHIRVNVVSPGVTETAGLNELFGSGEQAEAVKSSFISQIPAGRVGQPPEIASAVLFLASEEASFINGVELFVDGGMTQI; encoded by the coding sequence ATGAACGGCAAATTCAGCAACAAAGTGGTTATCGTTACCGGCGGCACCAGCGGCATTGGTCTGGCAACGGCGAAAGCTTTTGCGCAGCAGGGGGCGGCGCTGTTTATTACTGGCCGACGTCAGCAGGCGCTGGACGCCGCCGTACGCGAGATCGGCGGGCAGGTGACCGGCGTGCGCGCCGATATGAGCCGGCTGGAGGATATCGACCGCCTGTATGACGCGGTGCAGCAGCAGCACGGTCAGATCGACGTGGTGTTCGCTAACGCTGGCGGAGGAGAGTTCGCACCACTGGGCGCCATCAGCGAGGCGCATTTCGACAGCGCCTTCAATACCAATGTGAAGGGCGTGCTGTTTACCGTGCAGAAAGCGCTGCCGCTGCTGCGCGATGGCGGCGCGGTAGTGCTGACCGCGTCCACCACCAGCATCTCCGGCACCCCCGCCTTCAGCGTCTACTCCGCCACCAAGGCTGCGGTGCGCAGCTTCGCCCGCAGCTGGATACTCGATCTGAAGGAGCGTCATATCCGCGTTAATGTCGTCAGCCCCGGCGTTACTGAAACCGCCGGGCTGAATGAGCTGTTCGGCAGCGGCGAGCAGGCGGAGGCGGTGAAATCCTCCTTTATCAGCCAAATCCCGGCGGGGCGGGTGGGGCAGCCGCCGGAGATCGCCAGTGCGGTGCTGTTTCTGGCATCAGAAGAGGCGAGCTTTATTAATGGCGTTGAACTGTTTGTCGACGGTGGCATGACGCAGATTTAA
- a CDS encoding Ail/Lom family outer membrane beta-barrel protein — translation MNTFTLAVLFPALLTSGAALAAHHTFSLGYAQSDVKNAKHIGGLHLRYRYEGGFPLSPIATFSWQEGSSSSAGGADKLNSLLGVNTTRSESDIKYYSLLAGPAWRINRWVSFYALAGIARTDFSGSTLLAFSGSRVERYRFSSQESAFAWGAGVDINPRDYLTFNLGYEAADATAGDRLRISGVNLGVGYRF, via the coding sequence ATGAACACTTTCACGCTGGCCGTTTTATTCCCGGCCCTGCTGACCAGCGGTGCGGCGCTGGCCGCACATCACACTTTTTCTTTAGGCTATGCGCAGAGCGATGTAAAAAACGCTAAGCACATCGGCGGTTTGCACCTGCGTTATCGCTATGAGGGCGGTTTTCCGCTCAGCCCGATCGCCACCTTTAGCTGGCAGGAGGGGAGCAGCAGCAGCGCTGGCGGGGCGGATAAGCTCAACAGCCTGCTGGGCGTCAACACCACCCGCAGCGAGAGCGACATTAAGTATTACTCCCTGCTGGCGGGGCCAGCCTGGCGCATTAACCGGTGGGTCTCGTTTTATGCGCTTGCCGGGATTGCGCGTACTGACTTTTCCGGTAGTACCCTGCTGGCGTTCAGCGGCAGCCGCGTGGAGCGATACCGGTTCTCCTCGCAAGAGAGCGCATTTGCCTGGGGCGCCGGCGTGGATATCAATCCGCGCGACTATCTGACCTTTAATCTGGGCTATGAAGCCGCTGATGCAACGGCGGGCGACAGGCTTCGTATCAGCGGCGTGAATCTGGGCGTGGGTTATCGCTTTTAA
- a CDS encoding DUF3750 domain-containing protein yields MISIKTLCVSFLCIIVLSLIASLAQARHQREAKQQEGWWSARRDSAGMAPDARQYAGQAIVQVYAAPTWGWKGAVAVHPWIIFKRAGETDYTRYEVISWGEGVKVRRNRNAPDGYWYGAKPRLLVEHRGAGAEAMIPQIEAAIASYPWPDTYRAWPGPNSNTFIAHIGREVPALKLDMPANAVGKDFRSLLNPVGLPPSGRGVQVSVLGVAGVTLGAEEGFELNVLGLNLGLDFTPLRLRLPFIGGLGRDNLQKNAPASPE; encoded by the coding sequence ATGATTTCAATAAAAACCCTTTGCGTGAGCTTTCTTTGCATCATTGTGCTTTCCCTTATCGCCAGCCTCGCGCAGGCGCGGCATCAGCGGGAAGCGAAGCAGCAGGAGGGCTGGTGGTCCGCCCGACGTGATTCCGCCGGCATGGCGCCCGATGCGCGCCAGTATGCCGGGCAGGCGATTGTGCAGGTTTACGCCGCGCCAACCTGGGGCTGGAAAGGAGCGGTGGCGGTGCATCCCTGGATCATTTTTAAACGCGCCGGCGAAACGGACTATACCCGTTACGAGGTGATTAGCTGGGGTGAGGGCGTGAAAGTGCGGCGCAATCGCAACGCGCCGGATGGTTACTGGTACGGCGCGAAGCCGCGTCTGCTGGTGGAGCATCGCGGCGCCGGGGCGGAAGCGATGATCCCGCAGATTGAAGCGGCGATCGCCTCCTATCCGTGGCCGGATACCTACCGCGCCTGGCCTGGCCCCAACAGCAATACCTTTATCGCGCATATCGGGCGCGAGGTGCCGGCGCTGAAGCTGGATATGCCCGCTAACGCGGTGGGTAAAGACTTTCGTTCGCTGCTGAATCCGGTTGGCCTGCCGCCTTCGGGGCGCGGCGTACAGGTTTCGGTGTTGGGCGTCGCCGGCGTGACGTTGGGGGCAGAAGAGGGGTTTGAACTCAACGTGCTGGGGCTGAACCTGGGGCTGGATTTTACGCCGCTGCGCTTACGGCTGCCATTTATCGGCGGGCTGGGACGCGATAATCTGCAGAAAAACGCGCCGGCCAGCCCGGAGTAA
- a CDS encoding YmjA family protein, which yields MSNEVPLKYYDIVDEYTTESEQPVSETEREPLARYFQLLITRLMNNEEISEQAQQEMADEAGISPQRIDEIAEFLNRWGNE from the coding sequence ATGAGCAATGAAGTACCGCTGAAATATTATGATATCGTGGATGAGTATACGACCGAGTCCGAGCAACCGGTCTCTGAAACAGAGCGGGAGCCGCTGGCGCGCTATTTTCAGCTGCTGATCACACGTTTAATGAACAATGAGGAAATCAGCGAACAGGCGCAGCAGGAGATGGCCGACGAAGCCGGAATCAGTCCGCAGCGCATCGATGAGATTGCTGAGTTCCTCAATCGATGGGGCAATGAGTAG
- a CDS encoding TIR domain-containing protein, whose product MSSRIFISHSSRDRDMAYRLIADLERRGIPCWISSRDIEPGEDYQKSIVDALESAPAMVLLFSDHANNSKEIPREMAIASGKSKPVIPVRIEDVVPRDALAYSLTNAQFLDLFANFDDTMSRLADKLQRQILASQLELNQQPPASAPAPASASAAFRSVSGQSAAKTAAPAAPSKAGSRKGIYIGAGAAVLLVCIGGAAFTFNSEHATAPARQQAAAVTASPARTVAPAPEKSAEPPAVKQTARADSAPSIPPAGSLDELVAQVRQLSPGNRSEALQTSPLLEQQKLSPTQMTTLLSGSVNSARAGLISNLVEYVQRPVTTEDALKMLNGTGDSWAAGVESLQTALPEALSDKEVLALLGNTTNSRRASLLAKLSGGAKAPFEIGTVTAMLRPTGDSRSSALRSIIDLLPHPLPESAFDPLLQTIRNSSRAGVIEALQPALASSVSLDGALALLQGTGDSWISALTTLAPKLPENMTPADATRLLGASANSSRVRGVEAIAPHIASGLKGGDLVSVLRGSADSWYSGLVLLIPHLAPGQDIDSLIALSGPTKDSTRARAIEALANVLPQTLSVDEALKLLNGTGDSRFTAAQVLLPHLSRLNQHDFDAIAAGMSNSQRQRLLGR is encoded by the coding sequence ATGTCATCGCGCATTTTTATTAGTCACTCATCCCGGGATCGGGATATGGCCTATCGCCTGATCGCCGATCTGGAAAGACGCGGCATTCCTTGCTGGATCAGCTCACGTGACATTGAACCCGGCGAGGATTATCAAAAATCTATCGTCGACGCGCTGGAAAGCGCGCCGGCAATGGTGCTGTTGTTCAGCGATCATGCGAATAATTCAAAAGAAATTCCACGCGAGATGGCGATTGCCAGCGGTAAAAGCAAGCCGGTCATCCCCGTGCGTATTGAGGATGTGGTGCCCAGGGATGCGCTGGCATACAGCCTGACCAATGCGCAGTTCCTCGATCTGTTCGCCAACTTCGATGACACGATGAGCCGGCTGGCAGATAAGCTACAGCGACAGATTCTGGCGAGCCAACTGGAGCTAAACCAGCAGCCCCCGGCATCGGCACCAGCACCGGCCTCTGCCTCTGCAGCCTTCCGGTCTGTATCAGGGCAGAGCGCCGCAAAAACGGCCGCGCCAGCCGCGCCGAGTAAGGCGGGCTCACGTAAAGGCATTTATATCGGTGCCGGTGCGGCGGTGCTGCTGGTTTGCATCGGCGGCGCGGCGTTTACGTTTAATTCAGAACACGCTACTGCACCGGCACGTCAGCAGGCGGCTGCGGTAACCGCCTCACCAGCGCGTACCGTCGCCCCCGCTCCGGAGAAAAGCGCAGAGCCGCCAGCCGTCAAACAGACCGCACGGGCAGATTCCGCTCCATCCATACCACCCGCAGGTAGCCTGGATGAGCTGGTGGCGCAGGTGCGTCAGCTCTCCCCAGGCAATCGCAGTGAAGCGTTGCAGACCAGCCCGTTACTGGAGCAGCAGAAGCTGTCGCCCACGCAGATGACTACACTATTATCCGGCAGCGTTAACAGCGCCAGAGCGGGCTTGATTAGCAACCTGGTTGAGTATGTTCAGCGTCCGGTCACCACCGAGGATGCGTTAAAAATGCTCAACGGCACCGGCGACAGCTGGGCCGCCGGCGTGGAAAGCCTGCAAACGGCATTGCCGGAGGCCTTAAGCGATAAAGAGGTGCTGGCGTTGCTGGGCAATACCACCAACAGCCGTCGCGCATCGCTGCTGGCGAAACTGTCGGGCGGTGCGAAAGCCCCTTTCGAGATCGGGACAGTGACCGCCATGCTGCGCCCCACTGGCGACAGCCGCAGTAGCGCGCTGCGAAGCATTATCGATCTTCTGCCGCATCCGCTGCCGGAAAGCGCCTTTGATCCCCTGCTGCAAACCATCAGGAACAGCAGCCGTGCGGGAGTGATTGAAGCATTGCAGCCCGCACTGGCCTCTTCCGTTTCGCTGGATGGCGCGCTGGCTCTGTTGCAGGGCACCGGTGACAGCTGGATTAGCGCTCTGACGACACTGGCTCCAAAGCTGCCTGAAAACATGACGCCTGCCGATGCGACGCGGCTGTTAGGGGCCTCTGCTAACAGCAGCCGGGTGCGGGGAGTAGAGGCCATTGCACCACATATCGCTTCTGGCCTGAAGGGTGGCGATCTGGTTTCCGTGCTGCGCGGCAGCGCCGATTCCTGGTACAGCGGTCTGGTGTTGCTGATACCGCATCTGGCTCCGGGGCAAGATATCGATTCGCTGATTGCGCTATCAGGCCCTACTAAAGACAGCACCCGCGCCCGCGCCATTGAGGCGTTGGCTAACGTGCTGCCGCAGACATTATCGGTCGACGAGGCGTTAAAACTTCTTAATGGAACCGGCGATAGCCGCTTCACGGCGGCACAGGTGTTACTGCCGCACCTTTCACGTCTGAACCAGCATGATTTTGATGCGATCGCGGCGGGAATGAGTAATTCTCAGCGGCAAAGATTGTTGGGGCGTTAA
- a CDS encoding DcrB-related protein, protein MLDQNEIAHFSEGQVTLPEGYLDRTVNVFSSRDTQVPSFNIARDTLDLGENLTAYTDRQLALMEKHLKGWKQSERSAVMLGDNLLQGESVHATFLREGKRIWQQQAVFNTQGAHILVFTMSSAEKLTERDSSLFDDLLRSFRPHA, encoded by the coding sequence ATGTTAGATCAAAATGAAATTGCCCATTTTAGTGAGGGGCAGGTCACGCTCCCTGAAGGCTATCTGGACCGTACGGTCAACGTCTTTTCCTCCCGGGATACTCAGGTGCCCTCCTTCAACATTGCCCGTGACACGCTCGATCTGGGCGAGAACCTGACGGCATACACCGATCGCCAGTTGGCGCTGATGGAGAAGCACCTGAAAGGCTGGAAGCAGAGTGAACGCAGTGCTGTGATGCTGGGCGATAATCTTTTACAGGGTGAAAGTGTTCACGCCACTTTTCTGCGCGAAGGTAAGCGTATCTGGCAGCAGCAGGCCGTTTTCAATACGCAGGGTGCGCATATTCTTGTTTTCACCATGTCGTCAGCAGAAAAGCTTACCGAAAGGGACAGCAGCCTGTTTGATGACCTGCTCAGAAGCTTTCGTCCCCACGCTTAA
- a CDS encoding RHS repeat-associated core domain-containing protein, translating to MFEAARAGDDTGHSGALAGMILGTLVGGAIAALGGIAAGALMVAGIGASCLGIGVLLIGASLAVGFLAGEVATGVRDGIAGGMAANMTKKGVITTGSPDVFINGKPAAIATDSMVACDDDGSQQMAEGSSRVYINGLPAARIGDRTTCDAKVMTGSGNVRIGGDPEQTLPITPEVPEWLYKVSDLTLLFAGLAGGWGGAAGKVGAVGKLFSKLPGISKIGRIACRFGAMLTAIAAGGIIARPVDIVSGQKFLSGDDELDFVLPSRLPVRWQRYWRSGNPGDSVLGRGWSLFWETRLEYYQEGLVWRAPTGDYVSFPRVPKGYRTYCEAEKRWLEHHQDDTWSVYDISGERWHYAPLDSDKPSLLQRISEPCGNDTLFEWNDNLTLHALTDSAGQRVVCRYDGDRLAGAWLNDDICLVRYAYDEHCQLISVTGRGGIVRRRFRWQDGLMRAHEDANGLVSEYRWQEIAGLPRVTAFRHSGGEQLTFEYDFDNGTRRAIRDDGAQAQWLIDDDDNVAAFTDFDGRKSAFIYRDGELCDVILPGGAMRQSRWDRYGRMVQETDPAGRRTEYYWYRLTDRLTRMVWPDGTAEQSLYDLQGRLLSETDAAGNRTTYHYPDDEEPLPDSITDATGGVVRLAWNRQGLLTGRTDCSGNVSRFSYDSFGQLISSEDAEGNITRREWNSAGQLSAVIRPDGSRETLQWNARGQLAGWRDPLESEVRWHYNLLGLPVSITDRIGRTRRWHYDPRGNLLRLENGNGGEYSFTCDAVGRLLSETRPDNTSRQMMWDSRGFLSELQESGRPAIDGGIARRLQTFSYDESGLLTARATHHAEYRYDHDMNGQLARIRRTPTAEGMVLGIEFDEIALTRDAAGRLVNESGVNDEISYEWDVLGNLANLTLPGGQQLSWLHYGSGHVSAIRFGSQLVTEFTRDRLHREVTRTQGAREQSRSYDSLGRRTAQRSVLITEVALPEQTILERLYRYTGRGELAGVSDTLRGEVNYGYDAEGRLLKHYESRQGSGSAYFSYDAADNLVASDDPVIDNRLQHWQNLFMQYDAWGNLTRRRSGLYEQHYTYDAENRLVFARGMGPQGRFEAHYHYDALGRRIRKTATTGHGTRETRFLWQGYRLLQEQHEGGQCRTYIYDPNEVWSPLARIDHLREDKAGEIYWFSTDLNGAPLEVTDVEGRLRWSGQYGSFGEVRHQTDGFTRLAQDTAMAHQPLRYAGQYADSETGLHYNLFRYYDPQTGRFTVQDPIGLKGGWNLYQYAPNPQGWIDPLGLTGKPLNSPNVKSWFNKGGSIWQEIDGRTWVYQDWEGNIVRYPNGYPDFEPYAIQSVDVPDLKGNHDKNPGGDFGKADARASKGGANYDLNTWHHHENGVTMMEVPKDIHERFRHRGGVSAIKRKLNCKAQE from the coding sequence ATGTTTGAAGCCGCGCGTGCCGGTGATGATACAGGCCACTCCGGCGCGCTGGCCGGCATGATCCTTGGCACCCTTGTCGGCGGCGCGATTGCGGCGCTGGGCGGCATCGCGGCCGGTGCGCTGATGGTCGCAGGCATCGGTGCCTCCTGCCTGGGTATCGGTGTGCTGCTTATCGGGGCCAGCCTCGCAGTCGGCTTTCTCGCCGGGGAGGTGGCGACCGGCGTGCGCGATGGCATTGCCGGAGGTATGGCGGCGAACATGACGAAGAAAGGCGTCATCACCACCGGCTCTCCTGACGTCTTTATCAATGGTAAGCCTGCTGCCATTGCCACGGACAGCATGGTGGCGTGCGATGACGACGGCTCGCAGCAGATGGCGGAAGGGTCCTCCCGTGTCTATATCAATGGTCTTCCTGCCGCCCGTATCGGGGACCGCACCACCTGCGATGCGAAGGTAATGACCGGTTCCGGCAATGTTCGTATTGGCGGCGACCCGGAACAGACCCTTCCGATAACTCCGGAAGTCCCTGAATGGCTGTATAAGGTTTCGGATCTGACCCTGCTGTTTGCTGGCCTGGCTGGCGGCTGGGGCGGCGCGGCCGGAAAGGTCGGCGCGGTAGGTAAGCTGTTTTCGAAACTGCCGGGTATCAGCAAAATCGGCCGTATCGCCTGCCGCTTCGGCGCGATGCTGACCGCCATCGCGGCGGGTGGAATTATTGCCCGCCCGGTGGATATCGTCAGCGGTCAGAAGTTCCTCAGTGGTGACGACGAGCTGGACTTTGTGCTGCCGTCGCGTCTGCCGGTGCGCTGGCAGCGTTACTGGCGAAGCGGCAACCCCGGCGACAGCGTACTCGGTCGCGGCTGGAGTCTCTTCTGGGAGACCCGTCTGGAGTATTACCAGGAGGGGCTGGTGTGGCGGGCACCGACCGGGGATTATGTCTCCTTCCCGCGGGTGCCGAAGGGGTACCGGACCTACTGCGAAGCGGAAAAACGCTGGCTGGAGCACCATCAGGATGATACCTGGTCGGTGTATGACATCAGCGGCGAACGCTGGCACTACGCCCCGCTTGATAGCGATAAACCCTCCCTGCTGCAGCGCATCTCCGAACCCTGCGGCAACGATACTCTCTTCGAGTGGAACGATAACCTCACCCTGCATGCCCTGACCGACAGCGCCGGGCAGCGCGTGGTCTGCCGCTATGATGGCGACAGGCTCGCCGGCGCCTGGCTGAATGATGATATCTGCCTGGTCCGTTATGCTTATGATGAACACTGCCAGCTGATCTCAGTGACCGGCCGGGGCGGGATTGTGCGCAGGCGGTTCCGCTGGCAGGACGGCCTGATGCGCGCCCACGAGGATGCAAACGGCCTGGTGAGCGAATACCGCTGGCAGGAGATTGCCGGTCTGCCACGCGTAACGGCTTTCCGCCATAGCGGTGGTGAGCAGCTAACTTTTGAGTATGATTTTGACAACGGCACGCGTCGCGCCATCCGTGATGACGGGGCGCAGGCGCAGTGGCTGATTGATGATGATGACAACGTCGCCGCCTTCACCGACTTCGATGGCCGCAAGAGCGCTTTTATTTACCGCGACGGCGAGCTGTGTGATGTCATCCTGCCGGGCGGTGCCATGCGCCAGAGCCGGTGGGACAGGTACGGGCGAATGGTCCAGGAGACGGATCCGGCCGGGCGGCGGACGGAATATTACTGGTACCGCCTCACCGACCGCCTCACCCGCATGGTCTGGCCGGACGGCACGGCAGAGCAGAGCCTGTATGACCTGCAGGGACGGCTGCTTTCTGAAACCGACGCCGCAGGCAACCGGACCACTTATCACTACCCGGATGATGAAGAGCCTTTACCGGACAGTATCACCGATGCGACAGGCGGGGTGGTGCGGCTGGCATGGAACCGTCAGGGGCTGCTGACGGGCCGCACCGACTGCTCGGGTAACGTCTCGCGTTTCAGCTATGACAGTTTCGGGCAGCTCATCAGCAGCGAAGACGCCGAAGGGAACATTACCCGCCGCGAATGGAATAGCGCAGGACAACTTTCTGCCGTTATCCGCCCGGACGGCAGCCGCGAAACATTACAGTGGAACGCACGCGGTCAGCTTGCCGGCTGGCGCGACCCACTGGAGAGCGAGGTGCGCTGGCACTACAACTTGCTCGGCCTGCCGGTGAGTATCACCGACCGCATCGGGCGCACCCGGCGCTGGCATTACGACCCGCGCGGCAACCTGCTCAGACTCGAAAACGGCAACGGCGGAGAATACAGCTTTACCTGTGACGCTGTAGGCCGTCTGCTCAGCGAAACCCGCCCGGACAACACGTCGCGGCAGATGATGTGGGACAGCCGTGGATTCCTCAGCGAACTGCAGGAAAGCGGCAGGCCTGCCATCGATGGCGGCATCGCCCGGCGTTTACAGACATTCAGTTACGATGAAAGTGGCCTGCTGACCGCCCGCGCTACCCACCATGCGGAGTACCGCTATGACCATGACATGAACGGCCAACTTGCCCGTATCCGGCGCACCCCGACGGCTGAAGGTATGGTCCTGGGCATTGAATTCGATGAAATTGCCCTTACCCGCGATGCGGCAGGTCGCCTGGTAAATGAGTCCGGTGTTAACGACGAAATTAGCTACGAATGGGATGTGCTGGGCAATCTGGCAAATCTGACTCTCCCCGGAGGGCAGCAGCTCTCCTGGCTGCACTACGGCTCCGGTCACGTCAGCGCTATCCGCTTCGGATCGCAGCTGGTCACTGAATTTACCCGCGACCGTCTGCACCGGGAAGTGACCCGCACCCAGGGCGCGCGCGAACAGTCCCGCTCCTACGACAGCCTTGGAAGACGCACTGCGCAGCGCAGTGTACTTATCACAGAGGTGGCCCTGCCGGAGCAGACGATACTGGAGCGCCTGTACCGTTACACCGGACGAGGCGAGCTGGCGGGCGTCAGCGACACCCTGCGCGGCGAGGTGAATTACGGCTACGACGCCGAAGGCCGCCTGCTGAAGCATTATGAGTCCCGTCAGGGCAGCGGTAGCGCTTACTTCAGTTATGACGCCGCCGATAACCTCGTCGCCAGTGATGACCCGGTTATCGACAACCGTCTGCAGCACTGGCAGAACCTGTTTATGCAGTACGATGCGTGGGGCAACCTGACGCGCAGGCGCAGCGGGCTGTATGAGCAGCACTATACGTATGACGCTGAAAACCGACTTGTATTCGCGCGCGGAATGGGGCCGCAGGGGCGTTTCGAAGCGCACTATCATTATGACGCGCTTGGCAGGCGCATCCGCAAGACGGCTACCACTGGTCACGGCACCAGGGAGACGCGTTTTCTCTGGCAGGGTTACCGTCTTTTGCAGGAGCAGCATGAAGGCGGGCAGTGCAGGACGTATATTTACGATCCGAACGAGGTATGGAGCCCGCTGGCGCGAATTGATCATCTTCGTGAGGACAAAGCCGGTGAGATCTACTGGTTCAGTACCGACCTGAACGGCGCGCCGCTGGAAGTGACCGATGTGGAGGGCAGACTCCGCTGGAGCGGTCAGTATGGCAGCTTCGGCGAGGTACGGCATCAGACTGACGGCTTCACGCGCCTGGCACAAGATACAGCCATGGCACATCAACCCCTGCGCTACGCCGGGCAGTACGCCGACAGCGAAACCGGTCTGCACTACAATTTGTTCCGTTACTATGATCCGCAGACCGGGCGGTTTACCGTTCAGGATCCGATAGGATTAAAAGGGGGATGGAACCTTTATCAGTATGCCCCTAATCCGCAGGGCTGGATTGACCCACTGGGCCTTACCGGAAAACCACTTAACTCACCTAATGTAAAGAGTTGGTTCAATAAAGGTGGATCAATATGGCAGGAGATCGACGGAAGGACTTGGGTTTATCAGGACTGGGAAGGTAACATCGTTCGCTACCCCAACGGGTACCCTGATTTTGAACCTTATGCTATACAAAGCGTGGACGTTCCTGATTTAAAAGGTAATCATGATAAGAACCCCGGCGGGGATTTTGGAAAAGCGGATGCCAGAGCGAGTAAAGGCGGGGCAAATTATGATTTGAATACCTGGCACCATCATGAAAACGGCGTCACAATGATGGAAGTGCCAAAGGACATACAC